In the genome of Spirochaetaceae bacterium, the window AACGTGTCTGCCAGGATGTCGAAGTAGGAGCGCACGGAGGTGGCCGGCACGCCCGTGTCGCGCGACACGTTCGCGAAGTTGAGCTGCTGGCCGTTGCACGCCGCCGCGACGTTCAGGAAGCGCGCGAAGTGGACGAAGTTCTGCACCAGCGCCTCGCCGCGGATTTCCTCCCGCAGGTACGTGTTGACGTAGGAGTCGAGTTCCTCCTCCGGGTAGTCGGAGTCGTATACCTGAGGCAAGCCGCCGTGCAGGAGGTACCGGCCGAGATTGAACTCGGGGATCTCCGCGGAGGTCAGCGGGAACAGGTTCGCCTGCCACGCCCGCCCGGCAAGCAGGTTCACGCCGCTGCGCTTGAGCTTGCGGCCGCTCGAACCGCTCAGCACGAAGTGAATCCCCTGGGTCTCGATCAGGTCGTGCACCTCGTCGAGCAGCGCCGGCAGCTTCTGGATCTCGTCGATCACCACTACCGGCGGGTCGGTCGAAGCATCGACGCGGCCCTCGGCCACGATCTCGCGCAGCAGCGCCGGACTCTCGGCGAGCGGCAGGTACTCGCTGCTGCGCAGCAGGTTGACGATCGCGCGCGCGTCGAATTGCGCCCGCAGCAGCGTCGTCTTGCCGGTACTCCTCGGCCCGAACAGGAACACCGACTTCCTGGCCGCGAGTGCTTTGACGTCCAGCGTGCGTGGAAACACTCGAACAAGCGTATCGTCGCTCAACTACAAAATCAACGGGAGAGCCGCTGATTTTCTGCTAAATTCAACGGATATGCCGACGATTATGGGGTGGGCACGCGCCGCGGTCAGTACCTGAGGAAGATCTTGCTGGCCTCGCAGGTGGCGAGAAGGTCGGCGTACACCTCGCGCCACATGCACAGCATCAACGCGGCCTCCACAGGGATCTGCGCCGGCACCACGCACTGCGGGGAAGTCCTGCAGCACCAGCATGCCCTCCCACAGCTCGTGCTCGGAAGCCCCCGGCACCAGTTGCAGGATTTCCGCCTCGGCGGCGTTCTGCGGCCCGGCGCCGCGGCGGTGGTTGCGCCTCGCCGCGCCGTTGGTACAGACTCCCTCACATCCGCCGCCTTCGGGCGAGGATTACCCCTCTTGTGACATGGAGCAGCGGCTGATGGCGAGCCCCACCGACCTTGCAGCGCTCCGGCAGAAGCTGCTGGTGCTGTACGCGGCCAATTCCAGCCCCGACACCGAGGTGGTCGCCTGGTCACTGTACGACGGTGCCAGCGACGAGACCTACGAGGCCGCCGGCGAGGCGGTACCGCCTTACGCCACCGTCCTTGATGCGATGCGCGACGGCTGGCGGGTGATCAAGTATCCCGACCTGCGGCCGCCGAGTCCCGGCCAGGAGTACGACCTCTCCTACCTGGAATTCGAATTCGTATTGGAAAAACTGGAGGCGATCGATGGCAAGCGGTAACGGCGGTAACGGCACTGCCCCCGACCTGCGGCTGACCAGCCGCGACATGGCGCGCTTCGTACGCGACGGCTTCCTGCGCTTCGACCACCTGGTGCCGCGCGACCTGTGCGCGGCGGCGATGGCCGAGATCGAATCGGGCCGCCACATGCGCGACCGCGGCCAGGGCGGCGCACCGTTCCGCGACATCTGGGCGGAGCCCGGCTCGGCGCTTGGACAGGCGTTCCGGCTGCCGCGGGTGGCGGCGATCATCCACAGCCTGGTGGGCCCGGACCCGCGCTACGACCACCATGCCGCGCACCTGACCCCGGCGCACACGCGCAAGGGCGCCAATCTGCACCAGGACGCCGAGTATGACGTGCGGCGCAACCACTTCGACATCCAGATCTCGTTCTTCCCGGAGGACACGCCGGCCGAGTCGGGCGGCACGCTGTTCCTGCCGGGCAGCCAGTTCCGGCGCGTGTACGAGTCCACCACCCGCCGCTACCAGGACGTGCTCGGCCAGGTGCAGGCGGTGTGTGACGCCGGCGCCATGTTCTTCTGGCACACCAACGTGTGGCACGCGGCGCGCAGCAACCGGACCGGCCGAGACCGCTACATGTTCAAGCTGCGCCTCAACCCGACCGTGCGCCAGCAGCGGCTGTGGAACACCGCCGACCTCGACGACCCGGACACCCGCACCGACGTCGCGAAGATCCTCAGCGAGAGGATCCCGTGGCACGGCCAGCGCCACCGCATCGAGGTGATGAACCGCATCCGCCTGTGGCGCTACCTGGCCGGCGACCCCGACTTCGACGTCGCCCTCTGGTGGACGCGCATCGAGAACACCCCGGAAACCGTCTACCGCACCCAGCTCGCCTGAATCCCTCCGCGGCTACGGGAGTGCGCGGACCGTGCAGTGCACCCAGTGGGTGTCGACGCGGAACTCGGGGTCGCCCTGGCCGGCAGCGCGCAGCTCGCGCCGGGCCGCGGGGATGCCGAAGCCGTAGCGCTGCACCAGGCCGAGCACGCGCATCGCTTCCGCCAGCGTCGGGTTGCGGTAATCGATTACGCCCGGCCGCCCGAAGTTCTCCGGCGTGAGCGCACCGTACGGGCCGCCCGGACTATTGATCTCGATCCGGTCATCGAACCAGTACACGTGCACCGGCGCGTTGGTGCCGTCGTAGGTGCGGTGCATCACCGCATTGCGCACGAGCTGCTGCAGCGCACCGAGCGGATAGGTCGACCGGCGCGTCTCGGTGGGGGCAGAAATGAACTCCACCGCGGTGCGGTTGTGCGCTATCAGCTTGTCGTCCACCCGGCGAACCAAGTCGGCCACCGGCCCTTCGCAGCGCGCCTCGTCCAGCACCTCGCCGCCCCACTCCCGGCCGGCGATGCGCAGAAACTGCACGTAAGCCCCCGGCAGGAAGTGCTGCGGCTGCCGGCCCAGGACCAGCATGCCGGCCACGCTCGGCACCGGCTCGTCCACCGAGACGATCATCTTCGCGGCGGCCAGGCGTTCCTCCTCGGTGCGGTCGTTCGCGGCCAGCGTCTCGGCGTCGACCGCGGCCGGCAGGTACTCGTCCATGAAGCGCCCCACCCGCAGGTCGTCGACCGTGGCCGTCCGGACTGCGGAGGAGTCGTAGTGCGAATCCCGGTACCGGCGCCGCTCGTTCAGGATCCGCTCATCCTGTGCACTGGCAATCGCGCGGCGCGGACCGACGCGAATCCAGGTGCGCCCCCGGCAGCGTACGGGCGGCGAGTCGGAGGGCCGCACGGTTACCACCGCCACCGCCAGGCCGCCGAGCACGTGCTTTGCGACGGTCAGGGTCGGCGGCGGTACGATGTTGCCGTCGGTCTTGATATCGGAGAGCTGCAGCAGAAGCTGGTCGGTGATGTCCAGCCCGGTGGGATCGCCGGCGTCATCCGCGCCGACGAACACCACCCCCGCACGCCGGTGGTCCGGCAGGTCGTTGGCGAACGCGCACACCGCCTCCCGAATGCGCGCCGCGCTGTCGCCGCGCAGCGACTCCTTGCGCTCGACCAGGTCGGACTCCAGGTCCGCCATCATTGCTTCCAGTTCGCGATCCGAGTATCCCTCGGACATTCGTACCGTGTTCCCGTTGCTAGTCATCACGCGCCTCGGCAGGGCGGCGGTCCTGGAACTGCGCCAGCGGGTAGTACTCGTACACCATGGCGATTTCGCCGATATCGGGCGGAATGTCCCAGCCGAGGCGTATGGCTACCGGCAGCTCGCGCTCCTCCCCCGGTGCGTAGGTGTCCTCGAAGAAGCAGAAACACTGCAGCAGCTCGGTGTGCAGGAACGCCACCGGCGGCTCGAACAGGTGTCCCGCCTTGGCCTTGACGGTGCCTTCGGAGAGGTTGCGCGCGCGGAACACCGCCGCACCGGTCTCGCCCGGCTTCAGCATGATGCTCTCCGGCTCCACGCTGAACTCGAACGGGAGCTCCTCGCGCACCTCGGCGCGGAAGCGGATCGTGAAGCCCACCGCCCAGTCCAGGAACACCTTCCAGTGCTCCCCCTCCCGCACCAGCTCCACCCGCTGCGAGAACTCGATCACCGGCAGCGTGCCCGCCTCTCCGCGGCGGCGCAACTCCGCGCGGCGCTCCTCCACCGTGCTGCCGGCGGCGGCGCCCTCGCCGTACAGCAGGCCGCGCAACTCCGGATGGTTGGCGTTCGGCACGGTCCCGTGGGCGGTCACCACGCCGGCGTCACCCTGCAGGTCGCTGTCGGTTTCGCGTATCTCGATGAACTCGCCGAGCTCCACGATCAGTTCCTGGAACTCGGCCGGGAACTGCGGATGGCCTGCCAGGTGCTGCTCCAGGGTGCGCCAGCGCCGGTCCTCCGCCGACGCCAGCTCGTACACCACCGCCGCGTCGTTGACATAGCGCGCGTGCAGCAGGCGGGTCGCCACCTGCTCCGGCGACGGCGTTCGCACCGTCAGGAACGCCGCGCCGCCGGCCGCCAGTACGGCAGCCGCTGCCACTATCGGGAGCAGTCGTTTCACTCCGCATCCAATAATACGCCATCCTTCCGCCCTGCGTAGCGGGCGGTCGGAGGCCCTTTGACAAGTGTTACCATGCA includes:
- a CDS encoding AAA family ATPase, with translation MSDDTLVRVFPRTLDVKALAARKSVFLFGPRSTGKTTLLRAQFDARAIVNLLRSSEYLPLAESPALLREIVAEGRVDASTDPPVVVIDEIQKLPALLDEVHDLIETQGIHFVLSGSSGRKLKRSGVNLLAGRAWQANLFPLTSAEIPEFNLGRYLLHGGLPQVYDSDYPEEELDSYVNTYLREEIRGEALVQNFVHFARFLNVAAACNGQQLNFANVSRDTGVPATSVRSYFDILADTFIGFLVQPWRGSRRKAVATAKFYFFDVGVANFLRGVGVLHRNSSEYGIAFEHFIAMELRSYVSYRRLRLELTYWRTQSGVEVDFLVGSAAIEVKASVRVSDRDLRGLRALADEGSTAARFLVSFDELDRRTDDGIRLLHWRTFLTNLWTDALF
- a CDS encoding phytanoyl-CoA dioxygenase family protein — its product is MASGNGGNGTAPDLRLTSRDMARFVRDGFLRFDHLVPRDLCAAAMAEIESGRHMRDRGQGGAPFRDIWAEPGSALGQAFRLPRVAAIIHSLVGPDPRYDHHAAHLTPAHTRKGANLHQDAEYDVRRNHFDIQISFFPEDTPAESGGTLFLPGSQFRRVYESTTRRYQDVLGQVQAVCDAGAMFFWHTNVWHAARSNRTGRDRYMFKLRLNPTVRQQRLWNTADLDDPDTRTDVAKILSERIPWHGQRHRIEVMNRIRLWRYLAGDPDFDVALWWTRIENTPETVYRTQLA
- a CDS encoding putative DNA binding domain-containing protein, with the translated sequence MTSNGNTVRMSEGYSDRELEAMMADLESDLVERKESLRGDSAARIREAVCAFANDLPDHRRAGVVFVGADDAGDPTGLDITDQLLLQLSDIKTDGNIVPPPTLTVAKHVLGGLAVAVVTVRPSDSPPVRCRGRTWIRVGPRRAIASAQDERILNERRRYRDSHYDSSAVRTATVDDLRVGRFMDEYLPAAVDAETLAANDRTEEERLAAAKMIVSVDEPVPSVAGMLVLGRQPQHFLPGAYVQFLRIAGREWGGEVLDEARCEGPVADLVRRVDDKLIAHNRTAVEFISAPTETRRSTYPLGALQQLVRNAVMHRTYDGTNAPVHVYWFDDRIEINSPGGPYGALTPENFGRPGVIDYRNPTLAEAMRVLGLVQRYGFGIPAARRELRAAGQGDPEFRVDTHWVHCTVRALP
- a CDS encoding cytochrome c oxidase assembly protein, with translation MKRLLPIVAAAAVLAAGGAAFLTVRTPSPEQVATRLLHARYVNDAAVVYELASAEDRRWRTLEQHLAGHPQFPAEFQELIVELGEFIEIRETDSDLQGDAGVVTAHGTVPNANHPELRGLLYGEGAAAGSTVEERRAELRRRGEAGTLPVIEFSQRVELVREGEHWKVFLDWAVGFTIRFRAEVREELPFEFSVEPESIMLKPGETGAAVFRARNLSEGTVKAKAGHLFEPPVAFLHTELLQCFCFFEDTYAPGEERELPVAIRLGWDIPPDIGEIAMVYEYYPLAQFQDRRPAEARDD